In Granulicella mallensis MP5ACTX8, the sequence ATGGGTGACCAACTACTATCAGAATCCCGCTGGTTCCCTCACTGAAGTTGCAGGTGCCGACGCCTCCGTACCAGGGGCGTTTCTATCGCCACCGGACGCTGGTTTCGGCAGCGATGCTTCCATGCTGGATCCCTATGGTATTGCAATCGATGCCAGCGGAAACCTGTGGGTCTCCAATACCGGGAACCTTTCGGTGACCCAATTTGTCGGCGCAGCGGTTCCGGTTAAGACGCCCCTGGTGGGACCGCCGCAGCTTCCCTAATAAGCCCTTCTCCTGACGTTTGGGGTGGCACTAGAAGCAGATTCCCTTCGGGAATGACAACAAGAAAAGCAAGAGCAAAGGCAAGGGCTTTGCCGTACACTCGAAGACCTATGCCCCCCGCGATCGCAGCCCACTCTCTCACTCGCAGCTTCGACGGAGGATTTACCGCCGTCGACCGCATCGATCTGGCCGTTGAGCCAGGACAGTTCTTTGGCTTCCTCGGACCGAATGGCGCGGGCAAGTCGACCACCATCAAGATGCTTACGGGACTGCTGGCGCCGACCTCTGGCAGCATTCAGATCCTGGGCGAAGATATGCTGAACAATCCGGTCGAGGTCAAACGCCACATCGGCGTCGTGCCCGAAGGCATGGCGCTCTTCGGCAAGCTCACCGCGACCGAGTACCTGCACTTCGTCGGCCGCATGTACGGGCTCGATAAGCAGGTAACGCAACAGCGGACCGCCGAGTTGCTGGAGTTCATGGGACTGGCCAACGAGCAGAAGAAGCTTCTCGCCGACTACTCGCACGGCATGGGTAAGAAGCTCGCCCTGGCGGCCGCCGTGATTCATGGACCCAAGGTGCTGTTCCTGGACGAACCCTTCGAGGGCGTCGACGCCATCGCCGCGGGGACGCTGAAGAGCATGCTGCAGGGCATGATCGCCCGGGGCGCTACGATCTTTCTTACCTCGCATGTGCTGGAGATCGTCGAGCGGCTCTGCTCGCACATCGCCATCATCGATAAAGGCCATATCGTCGCCAAGGGTTCGCTGGATGAGTTGCGCGCCGGCGTTCAGGCCCGGCTGGCGCATGGTGAAGCCGCCGATCCCAATGCCAAGCTCACGCTCGAACAGATCTTCATCAATGTAGTCGGCGGCGAATCGGGTGCCACGCATCCCGAACAGGAGCTGCAATGGCTGGGGTAGGCCTCACGCCCAACGACGGACGCTGGACTGCCGCGCAGACTCGCGCCCAGTTCGCCGCGATCGCGCAGTTGCGCTGGCGCATCACCGTGAATGCCTTCCGGCGCAAGGGCGGAGCGGGCGAGATGATCGCCCGCATCATCACCTATCCCCTCTTCGCCGGGTTCGCCTTCGGGCCCACCATTCTTGTGGGCATCGGCGCGTATTACTTCGCGCTCAATGGGCACCTCGACCACATCTCCTGGCTGTTGTGGGGGACTTTTGTCCTCTGCCAGTTGCTCAACATCAATCTTGGGCAGCCCGGAACGACCTTCGACCCGACGCAGCTCATTCGCTTCCCACTGAGCCTGAGCAACTACGTCGCTGTCCGCCTGTTCTTCGGCCTGTTGACCCCGGCTAACGTCATCGGTTCGCTGATGGCCCTGGCGGTTGCCGTCGGCGCCACCGTCGCCCTGCCCGCGCTCTGGTTCTATTCGCTGCTCTCTCTGGCGATCTTTGCGGCAGCCAACGCGCTCTTCTCGCGGATGGTCTTCGCCTGGGTCGACCGCTGGCTTTCGACGCGGCGCGCTCGTGAGATCTTTACCGGTCTGATCTTTTTCTTTTCGCTGGGCTTTCAGTATCTAAACTTCACGTTTAATCCCGCCTATAACCACCATCATCAGGCCAACGCAGTCTCCGCGGCCCGCCTGAATGCCGGGATCAACTTCTACCACCATGCCCTGCCGTTCCTGGCCGCACTTCCGCCTGGACTGACCAGTTCCTCGCTCGTCGCCGCCCATCGCGGACAGCCGCTCGCTGCTCTCGGGTTCATGCTTGGATGCGCTGCCTTCGCCGCAGCCTTCTTCGCGGTCTTCGCGTTACGAATGCGCACGGAGTTCCGTGGCGAAGACCTCAGCGACCAAGCCAATGCCGTCTCGCGCAAAGCCAAGTCGCCGGCAAAGTCAATCGCCGCTGCGCCTGCTTCTTCTGCAGCACAACCTGAGATCCGTTTTCTGGGGCTCTCTTCGGTGACCACAGCCGTACTCGGCAAAGAGCTGCTCTACGTTCGCCGCAATACCGGCATCTTCTATAGCCTGGTGGCGCCGGTCGTCATGGTCTTCCTCTTCGCCGGCAGGCTGGCGACGCATAGCAATGCCACCTGGCTCTTTCCCGCGGCCATGGCCTACACCCTGCTGGGTGTTGCCCCGCTGGCGTATAACTCGTTCGGCCTCGAAGCCGAAGGTTCGCAGTTTTATTTCATGGCTCCTGTGCGTTTGCGCGATGTGTTCTTCGCCAAGAACCTGGTGAACTTCCTGCTTGCCTTTGTCGAGATTGCCGCTGTTTTTATCATTATTACGATGATCGCCAGGATGCCCTCGCTGCTGAATGC encodes:
- a CDS encoding ABC transporter ATP-binding protein, whose protein sequence is MPPAIAAHSLTRSFDGGFTAVDRIDLAVEPGQFFGFLGPNGAGKSTTIKMLTGLLAPTSGSIQILGEDMLNNPVEVKRHIGVVPEGMALFGKLTATEYLHFVGRMYGLDKQVTQQRTAELLEFMGLANEQKKLLADYSHGMGKKLALAAAVIHGPKVLFLDEPFEGVDAIAAGTLKSMLQGMIARGATIFLTSHVLEIVERLCSHIAIIDKGHIVAKGSLDELRAGVQARLAHGEAADPNAKLTLEQIFINVVGGESGATHPEQELQWLG